The Persephonella sp. IF05-L8 genome contains a region encoding:
- a CDS encoding PAS domain-containing protein has protein sequence MDKTFDMFWETEVPENQLIISRTDLRGIITYVNETFAEISGYKPEELIGKPHNIIRHPDMPKSVFKELWETIKQGKTWQGYVKNLRKDRGYYWVHATISGVYKNGELVEFKSMRAPVPREKKKEMQDLYDRMREEEGGPVRVVMYLPKKVYDRLENLSKEMGISGEEVIEKLLENWQT, from the coding sequence ATGGATAAAACTTTTGATATGTTCTGGGAAACGGAAGTTCCCGAGAACCAACTGATAATTTCCAGAACAGACCTGAGGGGAATTATCACCTATGTTAATGAGACCTTTGCTGAAATTTCTGGATATAAACCTGAAGAACTTATAGGAAAACCCCATAACATAATAAGACATCCTGATATGCCTAAGTCCGTTTTCAAAGAACTGTGGGAAACTATAAAACAAGGTAAAACCTGGCAAGGTTATGTTAAAAATCTCCGTAAAGATAGGGGATATTACTGGGTTCATGCAACTATTTCTGGAGTTTACAAAAATGGCGAACTTGTAGAATTCAAATCAATGAGGGCACCTGTTCCAAGGGAAAAGAAAAAAGAGATGCAGGACTTATATGACAGAATGAGAGAAGAGGAAGGAGGGCCAGTTAGAGTAGTTATGTACCTGCCTAAAAAAGTTTATGACCGTCTTGAAAATTTATCTAAAGAAATGGGCATATCAGGGGAAGAAGTTATAGAAAAACTTTTAGAAAACTGGCAAACATAA
- a CDS encoding alginate export family protein — MKGKVLNLGAAALLAGGAFLLSGQTATTNAQDLLGASFIENVKPYLEFRPRYEYVDQENTGKKDANALTVRTKIGVKIGTVLGVQGLSAVLEAIDVSALVDNYSPQRDKYETVLDPHKARLTQAYIAYSLGNYTLVAGRKYVAIDDHRFIGTVNWRQMPQTFGVLAVAGKPVQGLDFLLAGIYERKGIIDSLNADWKLDKMPIVLDVNYKVIPQLRIKGFAYLITDVHNTYGIKASGKVDLNGIKVFYLGEYAKQTDPYENDNLDTKPNIDTSYYRLKVGAAAMGFFAKVMYTYFGDRNGKDAGFSTPLATLHKFDGWSDVLLTGAAKGFDYGMKEWCLAAGYKNPEIGKFMIAYLTFDSDKDPGTIGKSIGSEIDVLYTKKLTKRLSFLAKAAWYNGDNGYYTRGDLKGKDDVTKYWLQLDYKY, encoded by the coding sequence ATGAAGGGAAAAGTGCTTAACTTAGGAGCAGCAGCCCTGTTAGCAGGTGGAGCATTCCTGCTTTCGGGTCAAACAGCAACAACAAATGCTCAGGATTTACTTGGAGCTTCATTTATTGAAAATGTCAAACCTTATCTTGAGTTCAGACCCAGATATGAGTATGTTGACCAGGAAAATACAGGAAAGAAAGATGCTAACGCTCTAACAGTCAGAACAAAAATCGGTGTAAAAATCGGAACAGTTCTTGGAGTTCAAGGATTATCAGCAGTTTTAGAAGCTATTGATGTTTCTGCACTGGTGGATAATTACTCTCCTCAAAGGGACAAATATGAAACAGTTTTAGACCCACACAAAGCACGTCTAACACAGGCATACATTGCATATTCCCTTGGAAATTACACTCTTGTTGCAGGTAGAAAATATGTAGCGATTGACGACCACAGATTTATAGGAACAGTTAACTGGAGACAAATGCCTCAAACTTTTGGAGTATTAGCTGTTGCAGGTAAACCTGTACAGGGACTTGATTTCTTACTGGCAGGAATTTATGAAAGAAAAGGTATCATTGACAGCTTAAACGCAGACTGGAAACTGGATAAAATGCCAATTGTTTTAGATGTAAATTATAAAGTTATTCCACAATTAAGGATTAAAGGCTTTGCGTATCTTATAACAGATGTTCACAACACTTACGGGATTAAAGCATCAGGAAAAGTTGACCTGAACGGAATAAAAGTTTTCTATCTTGGAGAGTATGCAAAACAAACAGACCCTTATGAAAACGATAACCTTGACACAAAACCAAACATAGATACAAGTTATTACAGATTAAAAGTTGGTGCTGCTGCAATGGGATTTTTTGCTAAGGTAATGTACACATACTTTGGAGATAGAAATGGTAAAGATGCAGGTTTCTCAACACCACTTGCTACACTCCACAAATTTGATGGTTGGTCAGATGTTTTACTAACAGGTGCAGCAAAAGGATTTGATTATGGTATGAAAGAATGGTGTTTAGCGGCAGGATATAAAAATCCAGAAATTGGAAAATTTATGATTGCATATCTCACCTTTGACTCAGATAAAGACCCTGGCACAATAGGAAAAAGTATAGGTTCAGAGATAGATGTTCTTTATACCAAAAAATTAACAAAAAGACTTTCATTCCTTGCTAAAGCAGCATGGTATAACGGAGATAACGGATACTATACACGAGGAGATTTAAAAGGGAAAGATGATGTAACAAAATACTGGTTACAACTTGATTACAAATATTAA
- a CDS encoding nitrite reductase encodes MRARKLAGGLISAALLTGTVALTVNTALAEEGAPPLTKEEMKKASKIYFDRCAGCHGMLRKGATGPALTPERLKKRGLNIEAIKAFIYNGTPGGMPDWGKQGVLTKDEIDLMARFLLNPPPNPPLLSWEQIKESWKVYVPVEKRPKKAANPNWQNFFGVILRDVGKVAIIDGTTKKLLNIVDTGFAVHILRTSASGRYMYSIGRDGKATVIDMWMKKPDKVAEIKVCYDARSIDTSKYHGYEDKYAVVGCYWPPSFVILDGKNLKPITRHATSDYYYDTKDFVREARVASIVASHYDPLWILNIKEAGQVWLVDYENVDKGTVSVDMIDAERYLHDGGWDLSKRYFLVAANMRNKIVVVDTKEKKLAAIVEVGTKPHPGRGANIDHPKYGPIWCTGHIGEKRIACIGTDPKKHKKYAWKVAKWIEMPGEGGGNLFIKTHPNSKYLIADRPLNPDKNLQRSIFVFDKYSFKLVKTLKVPDDIPGRAVHPEFNKGGSEFWISVWARKDQPSAILVYDANTLKLKKVIKGDWVRTPTGKFNVYNTMKDIY; translated from the coding sequence ATGAGGGCAAGAAAACTTGCAGGCGGGCTTATAAGTGCTGCTCTCCTTACTGGAACAGTAGCATTAACAGTTAACACCGCCTTAGCAGAAGAAGGAGCACCTCCTCTTACAAAAGAGGAGATGAAAAAAGCATCCAAGATTTATTTTGACCGATGTGCTGGTTGTCACGGAATGCTCAGAAAAGGAGCTACAGGACCTGCCTTAACACCAGAAAGGCTTAAAAAACGTGGTTTAAACATTGAGGCAATTAAGGCATTCATCTACAACGGAACTCCAGGTGGAATGCCTGACTGGGGTAAACAGGGAGTTCTTACAAAAGATGAAATTGACCTTATGGCAAGATTTCTACTTAATCCACCACCTAATCCACCATTACTTTCATGGGAACAGATTAAAGAATCCTGGAAAGTGTATGTCCCTGTAGAAAAAAGACCAAAAAAGGCTGCAAATCCAAACTGGCAAAACTTCTTTGGTGTAATCCTTAGAGATGTTGGTAAAGTTGCTATTATTGACGGAACAACCAAAAAACTTCTCAATATAGTTGATACTGGATTTGCTGTTCATATTCTCAGAACATCTGCTTCAGGAAGATACATGTACTCTATCGGTAGGGATGGTAAAGCTACTGTTATTGATATGTGGATGAAAAAACCTGACAAAGTGGCAGAAATCAAAGTATGTTATGACGCACGTTCCATAGATACAAGTAAGTATCATGGATACGAAGACAAATATGCAGTTGTAGGTTGCTACTGGCCACCATCATTTGTAATTCTTGACGGTAAAAATCTGAAACCGATTACAAGACATGCAACAAGCGATTACTACTATGACACAAAAGACTTCGTTAGAGAGGCACGTGTTGCATCAATTGTTGCATCTCACTATGACCCATTATGGATACTGAACATCAAAGAAGCTGGGCAGGTATGGCTCGTTGATTATGAAAATGTTGATAAAGGAACAGTTAGCGTTGATATGATTGATGCAGAAAGATATCTCCATGACGGTGGCTGGGACTTATCTAAGAGATACTTCTTAGTTGCTGCTAACATGAGAAATAAAATAGTAGTTGTTGATACCAAAGAGAAAAAATTGGCAGCTATTGTTGAAGTTGGAACAAAACCACACCCAGGAAGAGGAGCTAATATTGACCATCCAAAATATGGACCAATATGGTGTACAGGTCATATAGGTGAAAAGAGAATTGCATGTATTGGAACAGACCCTAAGAAACACAAAAAGTACGCATGGAAAGTTGCTAAGTGGATAGAAATGCCAGGAGAAGGTGGAGGTAACTTATTTATCAAAACACATCCTAACTCCAAGTACCTTATTGCAGATAGACCTCTGAACCCAGATAAGAACCTCCAAAGAAGCATATTTGTATTTGACAAGTACTCATTCAAACTTGTTAAAACTCTGAAAGTGCCTGATGACATTCCAGGAAGAGCTGTTCATCCAGAATTTAACAAAGGTGGTTCAGAATTCTGGATTTCTGTATGGGCAAGAAAAGACCAGCCATCAGCTATACTGGTTTATGATGCCAATACACTTAAGTTGAAGAAAGTTATCAAAGGTGATTGGGTGAGAACACCTACAGGTAAGTTTAATGTATACAATACAATGAAGGATATCTATTAA
- a CDS encoding cytochrome D1 domain-containing protein, whose protein sequence is MKRIILLPLTLLIVFGAFAGELAKGSQLYQKYCASCHGVDRAGTVAPPLLPLFLKKIPEKKLIKIIKNGLPATQMPAFPQLTDQQIKEIIAYIKSPAKINWSEDRIVKSIQINKNPKTKKLPVKNIKNIVAVVERGHQKVWIMEDLNILDKFDFKNVHGGLKFSPSGWKIYIPSRDGWVGRYDIDKGSFYGKARACIYLRNVSLDRTGKYLLVSCWLPKSIVILDAESFKPVKYIKQDGLISAIYELYSKDKAIFTYRDKAKIGFLDTKTFEITYKNIPEPYEDFFIDPFEEYVIGSSRKGTRLSVYSLSENKEVFSSKMEGMPHLASASIWYKKGKFYFATPHITKPFITVWNLYNWKFVKKVDIGGNGFFVRTHPTTPYLWTDNGKDKIVLINRDDFSVKTIETRKGKRVIHTEFNGDGNLAYVSLYNKDGDLLIYDSITLKLLKDIPASIPIGKYNIVNKSRKYQPVLLGKQVFMEKCWGCHHQTQEAFAPSFKWIVNHRKPEEIAAQIANPEVMYKKLGYERNAMPKLNLSSYELRAIMSYMMQFKDKKDAKNN, encoded by the coding sequence ATGAAAAGAATAATCCTGCTGCCGCTAACCCTCCTGATAGTGTTTGGTGCCTTTGCAGGGGAGTTGGCTAAAGGGAGCCAGCTGTACCAGAAATATTGTGCCTCTTGTCATGGGGTGGACAGAGCCGGTACAGTGGCTCCCCCTCTTTTACCTTTATTTTTAAAAAAAATTCCTGAAAAAAAACTGATTAAAATCATCAAAAATGGGTTGCCTGCAACCCAGATGCCTGCTTTTCCACAGCTTACAGACCAGCAAATTAAAGAAATAATAGCATATATCAAATCTCCAGCCAAGATTAACTGGTCAGAAGATAGAATTGTAAAATCCATACAGATTAATAAAAATCCCAAAACCAAAAAACTTCCTGTAAAAAATATAAAAAATATTGTAGCTGTTGTTGAAAGAGGTCATCAAAAAGTATGGATAATGGAAGATTTAAATATTCTGGATAAATTTGACTTCAAAAATGTCCACGGAGGCTTAAAGTTTTCCCCATCAGGATGGAAAATCTATATTCCTTCAAGGGACGGCTGGGTAGGAAGATACGATATAGATAAAGGTTCTTTTTATGGAAAAGCAAGAGCCTGTATCTATCTAAGAAATGTATCCCTTGACAGAACAGGAAAATATCTTCTTGTTTCCTGCTGGCTGCCAAAATCCATAGTTATTCTTGATGCGGAAAGCTTTAAGCCTGTGAAATATATAAAACAGGATGGCTTGATATCTGCTATTTATGAGCTTTATTCAAAAGATAAAGCAATTTTTACTTACAGAGATAAAGCCAAAATAGGATTTTTAGATACCAAAACATTTGAGATAACCTACAAAAATATTCCTGAACCTTATGAAGATTTCTTTATAGACCCATTTGAAGAGTATGTAATAGGAAGCTCACGAAAAGGCACAAGATTATCTGTTTACAGTCTTTCTGAGAACAAAGAAGTATTCTCCTCAAAAATGGAAGGGATGCCCCATCTGGCTTCAGCATCAATATGGTATAAAAAAGGTAAATTCTACTTTGCAACCCCCCATATAACAAAACCTTTTATTACCGTCTGGAACCTTTATAACTGGAAATTTGTTAAAAAGGTAGATATTGGAGGAAACGGATTTTTTGTCAGAACCCATCCAACAACCCCTTATCTGTGGACAGACAACGGAAAAGACAAAATAGTTCTTATAAACAGGGATGATTTTTCAGTTAAAACAATAGAAACCAGAAAGGGAAAAAGGGTTATACATACAGAATTTAACGGGGATGGAAATCTGGCTTATGTTAGCCTTTACAACAAAGATGGAGACCTTCTTATCTACGACAGCATAACCCTTAAACTTTTAAAGGATATACCTGCAAGTATTCCTATTGGAAAATACAATATTGTAAACAAATCAAGAAAATACCAGCCTGTATTATTGGGTAAACAGGTTTTTATGGAAAAATGCTGGGGCTGTCATCATCAAACCCAGGAGGCATTTGCCCCCTCATTTAAATGGATAGTAAACCACAGAAAACCTGAAGAAATCGCAGCCCAGATAGCAAATCCTGAAGTTATGTATAAGAAACTTGGCTACGAAAGAAATGCAATGCCGAAGTTAAATCTTTCTTCTTATGAATTAAGGGCTATAATGTCTTATATGATGCAATTTAAGGATAAAAAAGATGCTAAGAATAACTGA
- a CDS encoding radical SAM protein, protein MLRITEYIKKTLDGKEIRPFNGKILIWNLTNACNLFCQHCYSAANTSRNGEISIDEIKKQIPYLKEAGVKVLILSGGEPLIREDIFDIAQLFNENGFVTTLSTNGLLINEKNIDQIKKQFSYVGISIDGDEETHDRFRGMKGAFKRSMEAVRLVRDRDIKVGIRFTLSSMTEKALPFIFSLAEKENIPKVYISHLVYSGRGKHLSQAEKERYRKHVEFIIDKSFEYVEKGISIDVVTGNNEADAVVLYHKFNEKYPEKAELLYQNLKRWGGNQAGVRIFDIDYRGYVKPDTYFPYKIGNIYEKNFYDIVNSNGLMTKLRQHPRPVKGRCANCRYLEICNGNSRSRAYAVYGDIFAEDPDCYISEEGEGNEKSTTSTAYTG, encoded by the coding sequence ATGCTAAGAATAACTGAGTATATTAAAAAGACTTTAGATGGAAAGGAAATCAGACCCTTTAATGGAAAAATCCTAATCTGGAACCTTACAAATGCCTGCAACCTTTTCTGTCAACACTGCTATTCAGCAGCAAACACCTCAAGAAATGGCGAGATTTCAATTGATGAAATAAAAAAACAAATCCCATATCTTAAAGAAGCTGGTGTAAAGGTTCTCATTCTTTCAGGTGGAGAACCCCTTATCAGAGAAGATATATTTGATATTGCCCAGCTCTTTAATGAAAATGGTTTTGTAACAACACTTTCAACAAATGGCCTTTTAATAAATGAAAAAAATATAGACCAGATAAAAAAGCAGTTTTCCTATGTGGGAATAAGCATAGACGGAGATGAAGAAACCCACGACAGATTTAGGGGAATGAAAGGAGCCTTTAAACGCTCCATGGAAGCTGTAAGGCTTGTTAGAGACAGGGACATAAAAGTAGGTATAAGATTTACCCTGTCTTCAATGACAGAAAAAGCTCTGCCCTTTATCTTCTCACTTGCAGAAAAAGAAAATATCCCAAAGGTCTATATATCCCATCTTGTTTATTCAGGGAGAGGAAAACATTTATCACAGGCAGAAAAAGAAAGATACAGAAAGCATGTTGAATTCATAATAGACAAATCCTTTGAGTATGTGGAAAAAGGTATTTCTATAGATGTGGTAACAGGAAATAATGAAGCAGATGCAGTTGTTTTATATCACAAATTTAATGAAAAATATCCAGAAAAAGCTGAGCTTTTATACCAAAATCTTAAAAGATGGGGCGGAAATCAGGCAGGTGTCAGGATTTTTGATATTGATTACCGGGGATATGTAAAGCCAGATACCTATTTCCCCTACAAAATTGGAAATATCTATGAAAAAAACTTTTATGATATAGTGAATTCAAATGGACTTATGACTAAACTCCGTCAGCATCCACGTCCAGTTAAAGGAAGATGTGCAAATTGCAGATATCTTGAGATATGTAATGGTAATTCCCGTTCACGAGCTTATGCAGTTTACGGGGATATATTCGCTGAAGACCCAGACTGCTATATATCAGAAGAAGGAGAGGGTAATGAGAAAAGCACTACTTCTACTGCTTATACTGGTTAA
- a CDS encoding cytochrome D1 domain-containing protein yields the protein MRKALLLLLILVNISLAEKLYVVERERGSLAVIENDKLVGEIHDLGNLNHAIVKTDGDYSYCIARNGYFSKIDNRNDKLLKKIKPGNSGIGFTFIDKYIAIAHYDPKKVTILTKDLDIHKEIQTNSRNVGIKPYKNLLTFALMDKDEIWVLDAKKDFQRVYKVENAGKMPFDALIDKNRYIVGFFKERGVGILDLDKFVYKKAKFLSKNKQEIVFKIPHFGMWGVAGNVALIPAVGEKRAYVVDINKMAVIDHIDLAGLPVFITVSPDKKIAVVNYSGDKDNLLSIIDLKKLKVIKTFPAGKRVMHVRFSKEGKKLYVSSYFDNSVKIFDTKNWKKLKEITVPNPSGIFIVR from the coding sequence ATGAGAAAAGCACTACTTCTACTGCTTATACTGGTTAATATTTCTCTTGCTGAAAAACTTTATGTTGTGGAAAGGGAAAGAGGTTCCCTTGCAGTGATTGAGAATGACAAACTTGTTGGAGAAATCCACGACCTTGGAAATCTAAACCATGCAATAGTAAAAACCGACGGCGATTACAGCTATTGTATAGCCAGAAATGGATATTTTTCAAAAATAGATAACAGAAACGACAAATTACTAAAAAAAATAAAACCTGGAAACAGCGGAATAGGATTTACATTTATTGATAAATATATAGCAATTGCCCATTATGACCCAAAGAAAGTAACCATTCTCACAAAAGACCTTGATATCCACAAAGAAATCCAGACAAACTCAAGAAATGTAGGAATAAAACCGTACAAGAACCTTCTCACATTTGCCCTTATGGATAAAGATGAGATATGGGTGCTTGATGCAAAAAAAGATTTTCAAAGGGTATACAAAGTTGAAAATGCAGGTAAAATGCCCTTTGATGCACTTATTGACAAAAACAGATATATAGTGGGATTTTTCAAAGAAAGAGGTGTTGGAATTCTGGATTTAGATAAATTTGTATACAAAAAAGCAAAATTCCTCTCTAAAAACAAACAGGAAATAGTTTTCAAAATTCCCCACTTTGGAATGTGGGGCGTTGCTGGCAATGTAGCACTTATTCCGGCAGTTGGAGAAAAAAGGGCTTATGTGGTTGATATAAACAAAATGGCGGTTATTGACCATATAGACCTTGCAGGTTTACCTGTTTTTATAACAGTATCCCCTGATAAGAAAATAGCAGTTGTTAATTACAGCGGAGATAAAGACAATTTATTATCTATTATAGACCTGAAAAAACTAAAAGTTATCAAAACCTTTCCAGCAGGTAAAAGGGTAATGCATGTTAGATTTTCAAAAGAGGGTAAAAAACTATATGTATCCTCATATTTTGATAACTCTGTAAAAATCTTTGATACAAAAAACTGGAAAAAGCTGAAGGAAATTACTGTTCCAAATCCATCAGGTATTTTTATTGTTAGATAA
- the cobA gene encoding uroporphyrinogen-III C-methyltransferase, protein MGKVYIVGAGPGDPELLTVKAVRVLKEADVILYDRLVNPEILFYAKPGCELIYVGKEDGKHILEQDKINFLIYDFATKNDIVVRLKGGDPFVFGRGGEEAIFLKEKGIPYEIVPGITSAISVPEYAGVPVTHRGVASSFAVVTGHGSKGQFPDINWDALSKIDTVIFLMGVANREKIAQYLIEAGKSPETPVIFIEKGTTKEQKEITATLKEVAEGKVKVYPPAIFLVGEVVNLKDKISWFEENLKKVEI, encoded by the coding sequence ATGGGTAAGGTTTATATTGTTGGAGCAGGACCAGGAGACCCGGAGCTTTTAACGGTAAAGGCTGTAAGGGTTTTGAAAGAAGCAGATGTGATACTTTACGACAGACTTGTTAATCCAGAAATTCTGTTTTATGCAAAACCCGGTTGTGAGCTTATATATGTAGGCAAAGAAGATGGGAAGCATATCTTGGAACAGGATAAAATAAATTTTCTGATATACGACTTCGCCACTAAAAATGATATTGTTGTTCGCCTTAAAGGTGGAGACCCTTTTGTTTTTGGTAGAGGTGGTGAAGAGGCTATTTTTCTAAAAGAAAAAGGAATTCCTTATGAAATAGTTCCAGGAATAACCTCTGCCATTTCTGTCCCTGAATATGCAGGTGTTCCTGTTACCCATCGTGGAGTTGCTTCTTCTTTTGCAGTTGTGACAGGACACGGCTCAAAAGGCCAGTTTCCTGATATTAACTGGGATGCTTTATCAAAAATTGATACTGTTATATTTCTGATGGGAGTTGCCAATAGAGAAAAAATAGCCCAGTATCTAATAGAAGCAGGAAAGTCACCTGAAACACCTGTTATCTTTATAGAAAAAGGCACAACCAAGGAACAAAAAGAAATTACAGCAACACTGAAAGAAGTAGCCGAAGGAAAAGTAAAAGTTTATCCACCTGCTATTTTTCTTGTTGGTGAAGTGGTTAATCTAAAAGACAAAATAAGCTGGTTTGAAGAAAACTTAAAAAAGGTGGAGATATGA
- a CDS encoding Lrp/AsnC family transcriptional regulator: protein MIATLSEIEKKVISQLQEGIPIVERPFEKLASEIGISQSEYLDIVRNLKEEKIIRQISPIYDTKSLGYDSSLVAFKVEDDIEKVAQFVNSHPGVSHNYERTHEFNLWFTIAVPPDSSLGLEKTVQLIAEKNNIKQYAILRTEKLYKIGVKLDTEGTKKKEKIKKTRTKIDYQLQEEDKEIIKISQEDIPLVENPFGEYARQLGITQDYLLEKLNLYLKAGLMRRFAAILYHRKVGFKANGMTVWNIPEEKIDELGYKLASYKAVTHCYKRTTNEHWKYPLFSMIHAQTKEELEKFVKDIAQEEGIQDYLILYSTTEFKKKRIKYFSDEFYRWENNHFT from the coding sequence ATGATAGCCACACTGTCAGAGATTGAAAAAAAGGTAATTTCTCAATTACAGGAAGGAATTCCAATAGTAGAAAGACCTTTTGAAAAATTAGCATCTGAGATTGGTATTTCACAATCAGAATATCTGGATATAGTCAGAAATTTAAAAGAAGAAAAAATTATAAGGCAGATTTCTCCCATTTATGATACAAAATCCCTTGGATATGATAGTTCACTTGTGGCTTTCAAGGTGGAAGATGATATTGAAAAAGTTGCCCAGTTTGTTAACTCCCATCCGGGAGTAAGCCACAACTACGAAAGAACCCATGAATTTAACCTGTGGTTTACCATAGCAGTTCCACCAGACAGTAGTCTTGGACTTGAAAAAACTGTTCAATTAATTGCTGAAAAAAATAATATTAAACAGTATGCAATCTTAAGGACTGAAAAACTGTATAAAATAGGAGTTAAACTGGACACAGAGGGAACAAAGAAAAAAGAAAAAATAAAGAAAACCAGAACAAAAATTGATTATCAACTCCAAGAAGAAGATAAAGAAATTATAAAGATATCTCAGGAAGATATCCCCCTTGTAGAAAATCCATTTGGAGAATATGCCAGACAATTGGGGATAACCCAGGATTATCTACTGGAAAAACTAAATTTATATCTGAAAGCAGGACTTATGAGAAGATTTGCAGCAATCCTTTATCACAGAAAAGTAGGTTTTAAAGCTAATGGAATGACTGTATGGAATATCCCAGAGGAAAAAATTGATGAACTTGGGTATAAACTGGCATCTTACAAAGCTGTAACCCATTGCTATAAGAGAACAACCAATGAACACTGGAAATATCCTCTTTTTTCCATGATACATGCCCAGACAAAAGAAGAACTGGAGAAATTTGTTAAAGATATTGCCCAGGAAGAAGGAATACAGGACTATCTAATCCTCTACTCAACTACAGAATTCAAGAAAAAAAGAATTAAGTATTTTTCAGATGAGTTTTACAGGTGGGAAAATAACCATTTCACTTAA